A stretch of the Perca flavescens isolate YP-PL-M2 chromosome 3, PFLA_1.0, whole genome shotgun sequence genome encodes the following:
- the sidt2 gene encoding SID1 transmembrane family member 2 isoform X1, whose protein sequence is MVLRSCWKSRHKNSSGPAPCWTRPRLAALLWLCVTQFVCGSGAEGETNTVIQKDAEFDVTYNDTVTSENQTIYAFNHTVSRNKTEGVRVFVDVLSQGFESPILFVVRQKQAVVSFQVPLILRGLYQRKYPYSHVGRTLCQPPTRAASETQYFFVDVSTLSSLGTNYQLRVSRVESFTLQTDKKFSFTASPSQPQYFKYVFPDGVDTVIVKVNSEMTFPCSVMSIQDIQCPVYDLDNNVAFIGMYQTMTKKGAITVQRKDFPSNSFYVVVVVKTEDEACGGPLRFYPLRPDELIDAGNRSKFIDVIVTPAINSEVYVMGMLFCLGIFLSFYLLTLLMTCLENKRMKKREVFQIAADMSPAETASLLGKNGDGKTPASPYEYGSFADNGSTLSSEAITDSATSTDNNYGYVEQSLDSIGRSRQESLSSVEEDDYDTLDDINSDKNIVRTKKFLCVSDLSRKDKRILSKKYQIYFWNIATIAVFYALPVVQLVITYQTVVNVTGNQDICFYNFLCAHPLGALSAFNNILSNLGYVLLGLLFLLIVLKRDIVHNRALVRNDLNALECGIPKHFGLYYAMGTALMMEGLLSACYHVCPNYTNFQFDTSFMYMIAGLCMLKLYQKRHPDINASAYTAYACLAGVIFFSVLGVVFGKGNTVFWIIFSVIHILSTMLLSTQLYYMGRWRLDSGMLRRIVYVIYTDCIRQCSGPMYIDRMVLLVMGNIVNWSLAAYGLIERPNDFASYLLAIAICNLLLYFAFYIIMKLRSGERIQCLALVCILFTAVVWGFALYFFFQGLSTWQKTPAESREHNRDCILLSFFDDHDIWHFLSSIAMFGSFLVLLTMDDDLDTVQRDKILAF, encoded by the exons ATGGTGTTAAGGAGTTGCTGGAAGTCTCGACATAAAAACAGCTCTGGACCTGCTCCATGTTGGACCCGACCACGATTGGCAGCCCTGCTCTGGCTATGTGTGACCCAGTTTGTTTGCGGCAGCGGGGCGGAGGGGGAAACCAACACTGTGATCCAGAAAGATGCAGAGTTTGATGTCACCTATAATGATACAGTTACAAGTGAAAACCAGACCATCTATGCTTTCAATCACACCGTCTCCAGGAATAAG ACGGAGGGAgtgcgtgtgtttgtggatGTGTTATCACAGGGTTTTGAGAGTCCCATCCTGTTTGTGGTACGACAGAAGCAAGCTGTGGTGTCTTTTCAAGTCCCTCTCATTTTAAGAGGCCT CTACCAGAGGAAGTACCCTTACAGTCATGTGGGCCGGACATTGTGCCAGCCCCCAACCCGGGCCGCCTCTGAGACCCAGTACTTTTTTGTGGACGTGTCCACCCTGTCCAGCCTGGGTACAAACTACCAGCTCAGGGTCAGCCGTGTTGAAAGCTTCACCCTGCA GACAGACAAGAAATTCAGCTTCACCGCGTCACCATCCCAACCTCAG TACTTCAAGTATGTCTTTCCTGATGGGGTGGACACTGTGATCGTCAAGGTCAACTCAGAAATGACCTTTCCCTGCTCTGTTATGTCCATCCAGGACATCCAG TGTCCTGTCTATGATCTTGACAACAATGTGGCCTTCATTGGGATGTACCAGACTATGACCAAAAAAGGCGCAATCACTGTGCAG AGAAAAGATTTTCCCAGCAACAGTTTCTATGTGGTGGTAGTGGTAAAAACCGAGGACGAGGCGTGCGGCGGTCCGCTGCGCTTCTACCCTCTCCGTCCTGATGAGCTGATCGACGCCGGCAACCGCAGCAAGTTCATTGATGTGATTGTCACCCCTGCTATCAACT CGGAGGTTTATGTGATGGGCATGCTGTTCTGTCTGGGTATCTTCCTCTCCTTCTATCTGCTCACCTTGCTCATGACCTGTCTGGAGAACAAGCG AatgaagaagagagaggtgTTTCAGATTGCTGCTGACATGTCGCCTGCTGAGACAG CCTCTCTGCTTGGGAAGAACGGAGATG GCAAAACTCCAGCCTCGCCATATGAATATGGTTCCTTTG CTGACAACGGAAGCACACTCAGTTCAGAGGCCATAACTGACAGCGCCACATCAACTGACAACAACTATGGATACGTGG AGCAATCGTTGGACAGTATTGGACGAAGCAGGCAGGAGTCTCTGAGCTCTGTGGAGGAGGATGACTATGACACGCTGGACGACATCAACTCGGACAAAAACATTGTCCGCACCAAG AAATTTCTATGTGTGTCTGACCTGTCCCGCAAAGACAAGAGGATCCTCAGCAAGAAATACCAAATCTACTTCTG GAACATTGCTACTATTGCTGTGTTCTATGCGCTGCCAGTTGTCCAGCTGGTCATCACCTACCAGACG GTGGTCAATGTTACAGGAAACCAGGACATCTGCTTTTACAACTTCCTGTGTGCCCACCCTCTGGGAGCTCTAAG TGCGTTCAACAACATCCTGAGTAACCTCGGTTACGTGCTGCTGggactcctcttcctccttatTGTCCTCAAAAGAGATATCGTCCACAATCGAGCCCTGGTCCGCAACGATCTCAACGCGCTG GAATGTGGTATCCCAAAGCACTTTGGTCTGTATTATGCCATGGGAACTGCTCTAATGATGGAGGGCTTGCTCAGTGCCTGCTACCACGTCTGTCCAAACTACACCAACTTCCAGTTTG ACACCTCCTTCATGTACATGATTGCTGGACTGTGTATGTTGAAGTTGTATCAGAAGAGACACCCAGACATCAACGCAAGTGCTTACACTGCCTACGCCTGCCTGGCTGGGGTCATCTTCTTTTCTGTGCTGGGAgtg GTATTTGGGAAAGGAAACACAGTCTTCTGGATCATTTTCTCAGTGATCCACATTTTGTCCACTATGCTCCTCAGCACACAGCTCTACTACATGGGCCGATGGAGGCTGG ACTCCGGGATGCTGCGCAGGATTGTGTACGTCATCTACACAGATTGCATCAGGCAGTGCAGTGGACCTATGTACATA GACCGTATGGTTCTGCTCGTAATGGGGAACATAGTCAACTGGTCTCT AGCTGCCTATGGCCTCATAGAGAGAcccaatgactttgcctcctacCTTTTGGCCATCGCTATCTGCAACCTGCTGCTCTACTTTGCCTTTTATATCAttatgaag ttGCGGAGCGGTGAGAGAATCCAGTGTCTGGCGTTGGTGTGTATTCTGTTCACAGCCGTGGTGTGGGGCTTTGCACTGTATTTCTTCTTCCAGGGTCTCAGCACCTGGCAG AAAACTCCAGCAGAGTCTCGAGAGCACAACAGGGACTGTATCCTGCTTTCATTCTTTGATGACCATGACATTTGGCACTTCCTCTCCTCCATCGCCATGTTTGGATCCTTCCtg GTCCTCCTGACCATGGATGACGACCTCGACACCGTCCAGAGAGACAAGATATTGGCCTTCTAG
- the sidt2 gene encoding SID1 transmembrane family member 2 isoform X2 — translation MVLRSCWKSRHKNSSGPAPCWTRPRLAALLWLCVTQFVCGSGAEGETNTVIQKDAEFDVTYNDTVTSENQTIYAFNHTVSRNKTEGVRVFVDVLSQGFESPILFVVRQKQAVVSFQVPLILRGLYQRKYPYSHVGRTLCQPPTRAASETQYFFVDVSTLSSLGTNYQLRVSRVESFTLQTDKKFSFTASPSQPQYFKYVFPDGVDTVIVKVNSEMTFPCSVMSIQDIQCPVYDLDNNVAFIGMYQTMTKKGAITVQRKDFPSNSFYVVVVVKTEDEACGGPLRFYPLRPDELIDAGNRSKFIDVIVTPAINSEVYVMGMLFCLGIFLSFYLLTLLMTCLENKRMKKREVFQIAADMSPAETGKTPASPYEYGSFADNGSTLSSEAITDSATSTDNNYGYVEQSLDSIGRSRQESLSSVEEDDYDTLDDINSDKNIVRTKKFLCVSDLSRKDKRILSKKYQIYFWNIATIAVFYALPVVQLVITYQTVVNVTGNQDICFYNFLCAHPLGALSAFNNILSNLGYVLLGLLFLLIVLKRDIVHNRALVRNDLNALECGIPKHFGLYYAMGTALMMEGLLSACYHVCPNYTNFQFDTSFMYMIAGLCMLKLYQKRHPDINASAYTAYACLAGVIFFSVLGVVFGKGNTVFWIIFSVIHILSTMLLSTQLYYMGRWRLDSGMLRRIVYVIYTDCIRQCSGPMYIDRMVLLVMGNIVNWSLAAYGLIERPNDFASYLLAIAICNLLLYFAFYIIMKLRSGERIQCLALVCILFTAVVWGFALYFFFQGLSTWQKTPAESREHNRDCILLSFFDDHDIWHFLSSIAMFGSFLVLLTMDDDLDTVQRDKILAF, via the exons ATGGTGTTAAGGAGTTGCTGGAAGTCTCGACATAAAAACAGCTCTGGACCTGCTCCATGTTGGACCCGACCACGATTGGCAGCCCTGCTCTGGCTATGTGTGACCCAGTTTGTTTGCGGCAGCGGGGCGGAGGGGGAAACCAACACTGTGATCCAGAAAGATGCAGAGTTTGATGTCACCTATAATGATACAGTTACAAGTGAAAACCAGACCATCTATGCTTTCAATCACACCGTCTCCAGGAATAAG ACGGAGGGAgtgcgtgtgtttgtggatGTGTTATCACAGGGTTTTGAGAGTCCCATCCTGTTTGTGGTACGACAGAAGCAAGCTGTGGTGTCTTTTCAAGTCCCTCTCATTTTAAGAGGCCT CTACCAGAGGAAGTACCCTTACAGTCATGTGGGCCGGACATTGTGCCAGCCCCCAACCCGGGCCGCCTCTGAGACCCAGTACTTTTTTGTGGACGTGTCCACCCTGTCCAGCCTGGGTACAAACTACCAGCTCAGGGTCAGCCGTGTTGAAAGCTTCACCCTGCA GACAGACAAGAAATTCAGCTTCACCGCGTCACCATCCCAACCTCAG TACTTCAAGTATGTCTTTCCTGATGGGGTGGACACTGTGATCGTCAAGGTCAACTCAGAAATGACCTTTCCCTGCTCTGTTATGTCCATCCAGGACATCCAG TGTCCTGTCTATGATCTTGACAACAATGTGGCCTTCATTGGGATGTACCAGACTATGACCAAAAAAGGCGCAATCACTGTGCAG AGAAAAGATTTTCCCAGCAACAGTTTCTATGTGGTGGTAGTGGTAAAAACCGAGGACGAGGCGTGCGGCGGTCCGCTGCGCTTCTACCCTCTCCGTCCTGATGAGCTGATCGACGCCGGCAACCGCAGCAAGTTCATTGATGTGATTGTCACCCCTGCTATCAACT CGGAGGTTTATGTGATGGGCATGCTGTTCTGTCTGGGTATCTTCCTCTCCTTCTATCTGCTCACCTTGCTCATGACCTGTCTGGAGAACAAGCG AatgaagaagagagaggtgTTTCAGATTGCTGCTGACATGTCGCCTGCTGAGACAG GCAAAACTCCAGCCTCGCCATATGAATATGGTTCCTTTG CTGACAACGGAAGCACACTCAGTTCAGAGGCCATAACTGACAGCGCCACATCAACTGACAACAACTATGGATACGTGG AGCAATCGTTGGACAGTATTGGACGAAGCAGGCAGGAGTCTCTGAGCTCTGTGGAGGAGGATGACTATGACACGCTGGACGACATCAACTCGGACAAAAACATTGTCCGCACCAAG AAATTTCTATGTGTGTCTGACCTGTCCCGCAAAGACAAGAGGATCCTCAGCAAGAAATACCAAATCTACTTCTG GAACATTGCTACTATTGCTGTGTTCTATGCGCTGCCAGTTGTCCAGCTGGTCATCACCTACCAGACG GTGGTCAATGTTACAGGAAACCAGGACATCTGCTTTTACAACTTCCTGTGTGCCCACCCTCTGGGAGCTCTAAG TGCGTTCAACAACATCCTGAGTAACCTCGGTTACGTGCTGCTGggactcctcttcctccttatTGTCCTCAAAAGAGATATCGTCCACAATCGAGCCCTGGTCCGCAACGATCTCAACGCGCTG GAATGTGGTATCCCAAAGCACTTTGGTCTGTATTATGCCATGGGAACTGCTCTAATGATGGAGGGCTTGCTCAGTGCCTGCTACCACGTCTGTCCAAACTACACCAACTTCCAGTTTG ACACCTCCTTCATGTACATGATTGCTGGACTGTGTATGTTGAAGTTGTATCAGAAGAGACACCCAGACATCAACGCAAGTGCTTACACTGCCTACGCCTGCCTGGCTGGGGTCATCTTCTTTTCTGTGCTGGGAgtg GTATTTGGGAAAGGAAACACAGTCTTCTGGATCATTTTCTCAGTGATCCACATTTTGTCCACTATGCTCCTCAGCACACAGCTCTACTACATGGGCCGATGGAGGCTGG ACTCCGGGATGCTGCGCAGGATTGTGTACGTCATCTACACAGATTGCATCAGGCAGTGCAGTGGACCTATGTACATA GACCGTATGGTTCTGCTCGTAATGGGGAACATAGTCAACTGGTCTCT AGCTGCCTATGGCCTCATAGAGAGAcccaatgactttgcctcctacCTTTTGGCCATCGCTATCTGCAACCTGCTGCTCTACTTTGCCTTTTATATCAttatgaag ttGCGGAGCGGTGAGAGAATCCAGTGTCTGGCGTTGGTGTGTATTCTGTTCACAGCCGTGGTGTGGGGCTTTGCACTGTATTTCTTCTTCCAGGGTCTCAGCACCTGGCAG AAAACTCCAGCAGAGTCTCGAGAGCACAACAGGGACTGTATCCTGCTTTCATTCTTTGATGACCATGACATTTGGCACTTCCTCTCCTCCATCGCCATGTTTGGATCCTTCCtg GTCCTCCTGACCATGGATGACGACCTCGACACCGTCCAGAGAGACAAGATATTGGCCTTCTAG